TGCAGGGAGAAAGTACCCTCGGAGACAGCAGATCCTGCAGGACCTTGTATTTGTGTTTCTCGACAACGCGGTCCACGGCATCTATCATCCCCGTTTTATCGTAGAGTTTGACAAGTTCCTGGGCCGCCAGCTCGTAATCGGTTCCTTCGAGGTGTGCTGTTATCTCCAGCGGTTTCACCGTAAGAAGCTCACGGAGGGTCGCCTCGGGAAATGCCTGCCCGCCGAGAAGAAAAAACTCGCTGGACGTATCCGTTTTCCTGAAGGAGGACCGGAAGAGAAGAGACAGATTGGTGCTGTCAATGATGGTGATCAGCGCCGTCGCCAGAATAGCCCCGTCGATCATATCTGAAACCGCATGCAACAGGTGATTGAAATACCTGTTGTCGATCCCGGCTTCACCGTCAATGAGGGAGCGGCGGTCCAGATCCCTGATGCCTTCAAGAACATCGCCATAGTCAATGAAGTCTGCCTTGACAAGAACCTCGTTAATGTCCCTGACAGTTTCAGCCATCATGAGTTCATCGAGGTAGCCCAGCTCATAGATGTCACCCATGGGAACGGGAGGAGGCAGTTCCTTGCCGGTTACTTTCCTGAGGGCGATTTTCACGTTCAACAGGTCATACTTCCTGAGGTACAGGTCCATCAGCAGGGCCATGTCACGGGGCAACCTGAATGCCGCGAGGCGGTTTCGGCAAAAACGCAAATAATCCCACAGCGCCTCGTCGAGTTCGTCGATCCTGTTCACGGGCTGTTCCCAGAGGTGGTCGCCGATGTCGGTACTCCTGATGGTTTCGATGGCTTCCCGTACCGTCGAGGTCCGCTGGAGCATGCCCTCCACGTGATCCGACGTTACACAGCGTGCTTCCTCGCCCTTGAGATAGGCTGAAGCAAAGGAATAGGAAGGGCTGACAAGCTTCAATGGTTTTCAGCTCCCGAAAAGTGTCTGCCCGATTTCAGGCAGTATTTTGGGTATCAGCATCTCCAGCCTTCGTTCGAAGCTGTTGTCGATGCTGATCATACCGTCGGTCGTTTCGGCTATGATGCCGCCGAGCATGTCTTTTTCGTATATATCCGCGACTTGTTTTTTGAGGGCATCGTCCGAGCGGACGACGTTCAGGATGGTTTCACGATCCCTGGGAGCTACGAAGAGTTGTATTTCCCCATCACTTTCAAAGGCATCAACAATTTCCTTGAGAAGTATTCTCGCCTCGGCGGCGCTCAGAATACTCTTTTCAAGCTCGTCGCGCACCCGGGCAATGATTGTATTTATGACATCGTCTTTCTCCCGTAAAACCGTCTGTCGTTCTTTCAGGGTCGACTGGGCGAGGATTTTTGCCGCTTCCCGCCTGGCCCCGGCAATTCGCTTCTGTTTTTCTTCCTCGAGGAGTTTTTTTTTCTGATCTCGGGCCTGCTCAAGTATGGCGCTCGCCCTGTTCTGAGCTTCCGCAACAATCCGTTCGGCTTCATCGCGCGCCTTTTTGAGGATAGCTTCCCGTATTTCTTTCGTTTCCATGAGTATCACCTTTACGTATCTGTAATTACATGAGTCCCAGCAGGCTCAGGGCCATGATGCTGAAAACGAGCCCGAGAACACCGAGAAGTTCGACAAAGACGGCAAGCATCAGGGAAACCGTCAGGATTCTTCCCCGCGTCTTGGGTAGCAGGGCGATTCCCGAGGCGCAGACGGAACCCTGGAACATGGCTGAGAAGGCCTGTGCCAGTCCGCCCATTATGCCGATGCCGAGAACGGCAAATCCGGCGCCGATTGCCGCATCGGCCAGATTTGGAATGACAACGGTAAGTATGATGATGAGGATGATAAGACCGTAGAAACTCTGGGTCATGGGCAGCGAAGCCAGGACGATGACGTTCCTGAGCTGCCCGGGATCTTCCGACAAGGTAGCCGTTCCGGATGATGCCGCGTTGCCAATACCTATTGACGATCCCGCAAGACCGCCCCCCAGCGCCATGGCGCCTCCAAAAATAGCCAAACCCTCAATCAAAGTCATTGTCGTACACCTCTCCTTCAAGGTTATTTGCCCAGAACGACCTCTCGACGAAATCTCATGTGAAACGGCGTATACTCCCGTCCTCCCCCCTCGTAAAACTTGAGGAGGTATTCTACGAAGCAGAGCCTGAGCGAATGTATGAATGAGGCCAGGCTGCTCAACAGCATATTTAACACGTGAAACATGATGAGCAGAACCATGCAGACAAGAAAACCCGCCGCCTTGCCGGGGAATCCGGGAATCACGGCGATCGCTATTTCAGCGACCCATCCCGAAAGAAGATTGAAGGATGACGCCAGGTACGAGGTGGCGAGCCCCACTCCGGCGAGCCGGGAGTAGGACATGATGTCCCCCAGGACACCCGTGAGATCGAAGATCCAGAAAAGGGAACCAAGCGCCCCCATGGACATGAAGGAACCGATGATAAGGAGTACGATCCCGAAGAGTATGACATACAGGAAGGCGGCATAGGCCGCGGCATCGACGGGGATGATGGGGATCTTGAACAGAACAAAAACAATGTAGGGGATGCCGAAAATCTGAACCAAGAACAGCCCGATTTTATTAATAATAGTTCCCCGATCCCTCTCTTTTGCCGCCCGTATCAGCCCCAGCACGTGGGCTATGTTGAGGTGCACTACTCCGATGACCAGTGCGAGAATGATAAAAAATATGGGGTTCGACAGAACGTTCTGAACCGTCAGGATCACCGCCAGGGACGCGAGGTCGATTCCGAAAAATTTCTGTGGGAAATCACCCAGGTATGCCCCGGAAAGGATGCTGAACACAGCCGTGACGGTACCGCATATGTACAGCACTCTCCTGAAGAGTCTCGTCCCCTCCGAATCAGGGTCTTCCGCGATCTTGTCAAGGACAAAACGGGCCATGAGCAGCAAACCCAGGGCGTACACCAGATCGCACAGCATGATGCCGAAGAAGAACGCGAAGAAATAGGCAACACTGGGGGTGGGATCCCAATCACCGTAGCGGGGGAGGCTGAAAAGGCGGATAATTACTTCAAAAGGCTGAATTCCCTTTATGTTTTTGAGTTTCGTGGGCGGTCTGTCGACGGCGACAGGCCGGATCATCTCCACAAAAACAGTGTCCACAGCCTCCTTGAGATCCCGCTCAATCGTTCCTGCCGCATATTCGGGGATCCAGCCCTCGACGAGGCTGACGTATTGTGCCTCGGCCGCCTGGAGAAGGACCGTATACCGTCCGAACCCGGCCAGAAGTATCTCTCTGAAGAGAGCTATGTTTTCCAGTTCACCGCTGATCCCCTCCCGAATTTCGTTCTGGAGCCGTTCCGATTCTTCGAGCTTCCCGGCAATGTCACGGCGGTTCTGAACGATGAATTCCGACAGGGGGAGATCATGATCCGGTATGTCGAGAACGCTTATACCCAGGTCTTTTATTACCTGCTCCACCTGTTTCCCGGAATCGGCCCCGGTTATGAAAAAACACACCACCATGCCGTCTTCGGTCGACGGGGAAACATTCTGAAGCAGCTGTCCACCGACTTTGTCATTGAAGATCCTGAAGGTTTCATCTGTGAGAACGATAACGTTACTGAACAGGAAATCGCCGGAATAGTGAAGATCCTTGACGACGGGGTTGATTTCCTCTGCCAGCCGGCTCAGGTACCTGTCAAGCAATTCGGAACGATTGAGTTCTTCCCTCTGCAGGTTATATTTTTTGATCACCCGCGACAGGGACTGATGAAGCTTACCTACGGCGTCGATGACATGGGGCAGGGTGTCCCGGGTTCCCGCGTCGCCCACGTAGACTGTCCGGGGTTCCGGAAGATACGAGATGATATCGTCGAGGAGATTGATGGATTCACGTATGCGGCGCCGTTCGTTTTCGATGCGCTCGCGATCAACGGGACCCAGGTCGGAGGCTTCTTCGATATGAAGAACACCCAAGTCCTGGAGTCTTTCTAGGGTTTGTTGTGATTGGTCTTTAATGGCTATTACCCTGACCCGCATCATGGGTTCAGGAGTGTTAATGAAAATTGCTGACATAAGACTGGACTCCCCAATGCCGCTAGAGACATATTCAGGAAACCCTCTGGTTTCCTTTCAGCATCTGCCACAAAAATCTATGAGAGGCTCAAGCAACGTTCCGTTTGAATGTGCGAATCAGGTCTTTTGAAACATTACGCTTCCAGAAGCATGGTGCATTTCTGGAGAGCTTTCGGTTCAAAGAACGAGAGAAGGAGGCTTTTTACCAAGTCAGCCTATGAAAAAAAAGAAATGCCACTATAGTTTTAATATAAAGTTTATAAAAGTCAAGTATTTTCGAAAAAAATGAAAAAATCTCGGCGGAGGCACCATTTATATCAGTAATTCTGATGCTATACCCGCGGTCACAGGCCTGCTGCAACCCCACCGGCCCACAGGGTGATGATGCTATATTCTTTGCTGATGGACCCCGTTTCTGCTATAAGGCAGCATAACCCGCCACGGTTCACAGGAGAGTGCCGAGTGGAGGAAAAAAAAGATACCCGCCTGTTTCTGCACCTGAAAAAATGGCTTGAGAAGGCGGCTCTGGATTACGGAATGATCGAAAAAGGGGACCGTGTACTGGTCGGTGTTTCGGGCGGAAGGGACAGCCTGGTCCTGCTGGACCTTCTGTCCACGCCCATGCTGCACCTGCCGCCCTTCGAAATCGCCGCTGTTCACATAGATCTGGGCTTCGATCCGGATTACAGGGGATGCACCCGGGTGGAACGGATGTTTCAGGAGCGCGGGCTGGAGTTCATCATCAGAAAAACAGATATAGGGATCACCGCCCACAGTGACGTGAACCGGAAAAATCCTTGTTTTCTATGCTCACGCCTGCGCAGAAAAGAAATATTTACCGCCGCTGAGGAGTTGGGATGCAATAAAATCGCTTTCGGGCACCACAAGGATGATATTATCGAGACGCTCCTTATTAACATGTTCTATGGCAGGGAAATCAGCACGATGGTACCGGCACTGTCACTCTTCAGGGGGAAATATCACCTGATACGCCCCCTGGCCTGCCTGGACGAGGTCACGGTGAAACGCTATGCCGCCGAACGCGGTTTTCCCCACATAAAGAATGCCTGTCCCACGGAGCCCTCGTCCCGGCGGGCCTATATCAAGGATCTTCTGAAGGAACTCGAGAAAGATAACAAAGACATACGCAATAACATCGTGACATCCATGAGCCACGTAAAACCCGATTACCTCTTCAGAAGAACAACCTCTGAACCGCGTGGCGATCGGAAAAAAAAGGCGGAACTGTCCGGCACCGGTGAGATGGAATGACAAAGAAGAGGGACAGAACCGGCGAAAAGCCGATATGCCGCAACAAACGTGCCTATGTCGACTATGCCATAGGCGATGTCTTCGAAGCCGGCATTGTCCTGGTGGGAACAGAAGTGAAATCACTCCGGGAGGGAAGGGCCAATCTCAAGGACAGTTACGGAACCATAAGAAACGGTGAGGTGTACCTCGAGGGCATGCATATAAGTCCCTACATCCACGGGAACCGATTCAACCACGATCCGCTCAGAACCCGGAAACTCCTGCTGCACAAACGGGAAATAAGGCGACTCTACGGGAAGTTTCAGGAGAAGGGGTTGACCCTGGTGCCCATACGGGCCTATTTCAGAAATGGAAAGGTAAAAATCGAGATCGGGATCGGCAGGGGCAAAAAACTCTACGACAAGCGGGAAGACCTCAAGAGAAAAACGGACCGCAGAGAGATGGAGCGGGCCATAAAAGAACGGCACCGCTGAGGGACACAAACCCGTTGCCTCATACATACATGTTACTCAGAGCGAGACGATCTTTTTGAGTTTAGTCGGTCCTGAAAATTATTCTATCTATATAATATAACTTGATATATGTTTGTTTTTGTGCCATATATTTTTGCAAGAGTTCACCAAGAAAACCAAAGAAAGCTTGCAAATGATACCCATGAAACCAAAGCGACCACCCCAGCACAATCGGCAAGAAGACTTGTTCCGATCGGAGCTTTCACGGGCCATAAACAGGAGTTTCGGAGTTAATGACGGCACAGCGCCGCAAGTACCTCTTTCTTCCGGTGCGGCAGCCCGCCGCGCACCTTGGTGCGCATTGCCGACAACTCGTGACGAATCGTATCCAGTTTGCTCTGAAGGGCATACTGATGCCAGCGCGCCGTCGCCGGATTGCCGTTCTTTCATACCACCCATGTCTTGTTTGGCACCTGGTGCGGGAACCGAACCCGCACAGAACGAACTCCCGGGGATTTCAAGCTTCCACAGGACGACCCCCGCGGCGGGGATCACATCTCGGCGCGCCTCACGAACTCGTTCCAGCGCTTGTCCACCCAGGCCTGTATCTGGTTGAGCTGTTCGATGCTCATCTTTCTGAACCGTCCCTGCCGTTCCACGTATTGAATGATGGGCGTTCTCTTCCCCTTTTCCGCCAGGGTCTTGCTTCGCCCCGTGAAGCGGAGCTTGCCCTCCTCGATTTCCAGCAGCGGGAAGATGCCCGTTTCAACGGCCATCCTGCCGACTCTGACGGTGTCTTTCGACGGGTAGCCCCACCCGGGAGGGCAGGGAGTATCGATCTGAATGTAGCGGGTTCCCTTGATGCGACCGGCCTTGACGAATTTATCGTACAGGTCGATGGGAAACGAGGGGGACACCGTGGCGATGTAGGGTATGTTGTGGGCCTCCATGATTTTGATGAAATCCTTCTTGTGGTCCCGCTTGGTGAGAATCGGTGTTGTGGTGGTGAGGGCCCCCATGGGGGTCGCTCCTGAGCGCTGGGTTCCGGTGTTCATGTAGGCTTCGTTGTCGTAGCAGGCGAAGATGAAATCCGTGTTGCGCTCGGCGGCGCCGCTCAGGGACTGGATGCCGATGTCGTAAGTGCCGCCGTCGCCGGACAGGGCGAGGACATTGACGTCGGGCCGGTTCATTGCCCTCAGGGCGGCCACGAGGCCTGCGGCGCAGGAGGCGTTGGCGGCAAAGGCGCTGTTCACGGCCGGTACGGTGACCGATGTCAACGGGTACAGTCCGTGCAGAACACAGAGGCAGCTCGGGGGAATGGCCACGACGGTGTTCTCCCGAAGGGCCTTCAGTATATACCGGTAGGCCAGGGAAAGACCGCAGCCCTGGCACGCGCGGTTTCCGGGGAGTATGTACTCCCGTTCGTTGATTTTGAAAAAGTTTTCCTGAATCATTCCTCTTCTCCCTGACAGTTGATCCATACCGTCCTGTTGGCGCGGTCTCCGGCGTTATATCGCTCGAGGGCGTCCGTGGAGGCCTCGAGGAGATCGTCGGTCGTGACGTCCCGGCCGCCGAGGCCCGCGATGAAATCAATTATCGGCGCGTCGATGCCTGACCCGTAGAGGGCCGCCTTGAGATCCGACGTGAGGCCCCCCTCGTAGCCGTAACTCAGACACTTTTCGAAGACCATGATGAAACGGGCCTGCTTAAGCGCCAGGGCAAGGGCTTCCCGGGGAAAGGGTCTGAAGGACCGGATCCCCACAACGCCCGCCTTGACTCCTCCGTTCCTGAGGAGGTCCGCGACCAGCGTCGTTTCGGCAGCGATGGAACCCATGCCGGCCAGGATCACGTCGGCGTCTTCAGTCCGGTAGGACCAGATGAGGCCGCCGTAGTCACGGCCAAACTGTTCCCCAAAGTCCCTGTTGACTTCCGTTATGACTTCCTTGGCTCGTTCCAGGCTGTTTTGAAGCTTCCTGCGCATTTCCATGTAGCCGTCACAGAGAACGCCTTCATCGTTGTAACGACGGTTGGGAAAGAAAACGGGGTTGATCGTCCGGGGCCGCTCGGGATCGAGAAAGGTGTGGGGACGGTAGGGCGGCAGGAACCGCTTCACATCGCCGGCTTCGGGGATTTCCACGGGCATCATGGTGTGGGACAGGGTAAAACCGTCGTAACAGACCATGACGGGGGCATAGATTTCCTCGGCGATGCGGTAGGCCTGGACCACCGTGTCGATGATCTCCTGGTTGTTCCTGCAGTAAAGCTGAATCCATCCCGTGTCGCGCTGGGACATGGAGTCCTGCTGGTCGTTGAAAATGGACCAGGGAGCAGCCACGCCCCTGTTGACGCAGCACATGACGATGGGGAGCCGCGATCCCGCCGCCCAGTGCAGCTGTTCGTGCATGTAGAGAAGGCCGTTGGCGCTGGTGGCGGTGAAGGTACGCACTCCCGCCGTTGAGGCGGCGATGAGTACCGACAGGGCGGAATGCTCGCTTTCCACCCGTACGTACTCCGCTTTCAGCGTGCCGTTTTCGACGTATTCCGAAAGGAGTTCGGAGATCCTGGTTTGGGGCGTGATGGGGTAGGCCGCTACGACCTGCGGCTCGCAGAGGATGACGGCCAGGGCCGCCGCCTCGTTTCCCGTTATGATGCGCACCTTACTCATCGATCCTCACCTCCCGGACCATGGTTATGGCGTTGGGGGGACACTCTTCGGCGCAGATGCCGCACCCCTTGCAGTAATCGAAATCGATCGTGACGGGTATCGCCATGGAAACCACGCCTTCCGGGCAGTAGAGCCAGCAGAGAAAGCATGCGGGTTTTTCCTTCACGGAGGGAATGCATTTTTCATTGTCGATGATGGGTTTCATCTCGCTCCAGTCGCCTGTTTTTCCCGCTTCACCGATGGCGGGCGTGCAGACGCCGGAGATGTTTCTATCCTTCTGTTCCATTGGTTCTTTCTCCCAGGACAGTTCGTTCGTAGGCAAGCCGGGTCGCCTTCACATTGTCGTACGCTCCGGAGGCGGACATTTTCAGGGTCAGACCCCGCTCTATGCTTTCCAGGCGTACGGTGTTCCAGGCCCGGACCAGCGATCCGAGAAGAGGCGTGTTCACCACCGGCGCGCCCCCCACGCTGAGGCCGCATTCGCGGGCGATGGGAACGGCATCCACCGTGGCCGTCAGGACTCCCGGCTTGTCATCAGGACGGAAACGGTCCGGAGGCTTCGGGCTGTTGACGATGAGAATCCCCCCGTCCCGGAGTCGGCCCGTGACGTCCGCCACGCGAAAAATAGACTCATCGAGGACCACTACGATGTCGGCCATGACGATCTGCGAAAAGGTCCTGATGGGTTCGTCGGCGATTCTCGTGGATGCCGTCAGAGGTGCTCCCCGCCGCTCGGGACCGAAGGTCGGCGCCGAGGTTACGCCTTTGTAGCCCTGAAAATAGGCGGCTTCGGCGAGGATCTCCGACGCCATGACCACGCCCTGTCCCCCCCGTCCGTGCCAGATGATTTCATACATAACCATGACTCCCGGCGGCGAAAGGCCGCAAACAAAAAGGAAACAAAAAGGCCGCGGTACCGTTCCGCGGCCTCATCGAGTGTGTGCTGGTTAATCCTGTTGTGTGTACGCGAGTGCGATGACGAGGCCCCTATGTGGGTCCTGTAAGAGCGAGATTACCCTGCAACAGCAGCTCGTTCACGGTCATCATCGTCACTGTGTTCTCCTGTATCGGTATATAATGTTACATTGGTTAACGGAAGAATCGGGATATGTCAAGAAAAATCTTGCTCAGAAAAATCCTGTTCAAAAAACCCCGCTTCACTGAAACCATCGGTGTAGGCCTTTTCTTCCGGGAGCAGCTTTTCTATGTGTTCCATGAGCGTGCCGAAGCCGGCCGGGTCAAGGGCCGATATAAGCAGGCCCTGGTAGCGGCGGCCTGTGTTCTCAAGCAGGGTCCTGTCCGGGCAGAGGTCGATCTTGTTGAACACCCGGACCATGGGAGTCCGTGACAGCCCCAGTTCATTCAGGATGGATTCAACGGCGGC
This genomic interval from Syntrophales bacterium contains the following:
- a CDS encoding V-type ATPase subunit; this encodes MKLVSPSYSFASAYLKGEEARCVTSDHVEGMLQRTSTVREAIETIRSTDIGDHLWEQPVNRIDELDEALWDYLRFCRNRLAAFRLPRDMALLMDLYLRKYDLLNVKIALRKVTGKELPPPVPMGDIYELGYLDELMMAETVRDINEVLVKADFIDYGDVLEGIRDLDRRSLIDGEAGIDNRYFNHLLHAVSDMIDGAILATALITIIDSTNLSLLFRSSFRKTDTSSEFFLLGGQAFPEATLRELLTVKPLEITAHLEGTDYELAAQELVKLYDKTGMIDAVDRVVEKHKYKVLQDLLSPRVLSPCNLLWYFLLKELEIRNVRLLLKTVNDGVEPSETRDYLVMLS
- a CDS encoding V-type proton ATPase subunit E; the protein is METKEIREAILKKARDEAERIVAEAQNRASAILEQARDQKKKLLEEEKQKRIAGARREAAKILAQSTLKERQTVLREKDDVINTIIARVRDELEKSILSAAEARILLKEIVDAFESDGEIQLFVAPRDRETILNVVRSDDALKKQVADIYEKDMLGGIIAETTDGMISIDNSFERRLEMLIPKILPEIGQTLFGS
- the smpB gene encoding SsrA-binding protein SmpB — encoded protein: MTKKRDRTGEKPICRNKRAYVDYAIGDVFEAGIVLVGTEVKSLREGRANLKDSYGTIRNGEVYLEGMHISPYIHGNRFNHDPLRTRKLLLHKREIRRLYGKFQEKGLTLVPIRAYFRNGKVKIEIGIGRGKKLYDKREDLKRKTDRREMERAIKERHR
- a CDS encoding thiamine pyrophosphate-dependent enzyme, whose product is MIQENFFKINEREYILPGNRACQGCGLSLAYRYILKALRENTVVAIPPSCLCVLHGLYPLTSVTVPAVNSAFAANASCAAGLVAALRAMNRPDVNVLALSGDGGTYDIGIQSLSGAAERNTDFIFACYDNEAYMNTGTQRSGATPMGALTTTTPILTKRDHKKDFIKIMEAHNIPYIATVSPSFPIDLYDKFVKAGRIKGTRYIQIDTPCPPGWGYPSKDTVRVGRMAVETGIFPLLEIEEGKLRFTGRSKTLAEKGKRTPIIQYVERQGRFRKMSIEQLNQIQAWVDKRWNEFVRRAEM
- a CDS encoding pyruvate ferredoxin oxidoreductase; its protein translation is MSKVRIITGNEAAALAVILCEPQVVAAYPITPQTRISELLSEYVENGTLKAEYVRVESEHSALSVLIAASTAGVRTFTATSANGLLYMHEQLHWAAGSRLPIVMCCVNRGVAAPWSIFNDQQDSMSQRDTGWIQLYCRNNQEIIDTVVQAYRIAEEIYAPVMVCYDGFTLSHTMMPVEIPEAGDVKRFLPPYRPHTFLDPERPRTINPVFFPNRRYNDEGVLCDGYMEMRRKLQNSLERAKEVITEVNRDFGEQFGRDYGGLIWSYRTEDADVILAGMGSIAAETTLVADLLRNGGVKAGVVGIRSFRPFPREALALALKQARFIMVFEKCLSYGYEGGLTSDLKAALYGSGIDAPIIDFIAGLGGRDVTTDDLLEASTDALERYNAGDRANRTVWINCQGEEE
- a CDS encoding 4Fe-4S binding protein, with product MEQKDRNISGVCTPAIGEAGKTGDWSEMKPIIDNEKCIPSVKEKPACFLCWLYCPEGVVSMAIPVTIDFDYCKGCGICAEECPPNAITMVREVRIDE
- a CDS encoding 2-oxoacid:acceptor oxidoreductase family protein produces the protein MVMYEIIWHGRGGQGVVMASEILAEAAYFQGYKGVTSAPTFGPERRGAPLTASTRIADEPIRTFSQIVMADIVVVLDESIFRVADVTGRLRDGGILIVNSPKPPDRFRPDDKPGVLTATVDAVPIARECGLSVGGAPVVNTPLLGSLVRAWNTVRLESIERGLTLKMSASGAYDNVKATRLAYERTVLGERTNGTEG